In Euwallacea fornicatus isolate EFF26 chromosome 23, ASM4011564v1, whole genome shotgun sequence, the DNA window TTTGTTCATTCAATTTCACTAGGTTTGAATGAAAATGGCACCTGAAGGGGCTGTATCAGATGAAGAAAACCTTCCTTCTACTCTGACCCCCAAGGATATGCGATACTCTCAGGATAATTCAAGTGTATCTCCTAGTTTACCATGGGGCAGACTAGTTACATGCAAGAACTTTTTAAAGAACGTGGGTACGTGCCTCTTTTTGCCACCTAACCTTAGCTAACAAAGAAATGCATGACACACACTATCTAATAAAAGCAAAGCACGTcttattgttgcatttttactacaaaagttttgttttcaattctATTAGGGGTCTATGTTCTAGCACAGCTCTAAATCATTGGACACGTGTGAAAACAAGGTCATTGGATGTTCATTATCTCACATATGAGCTGGCTTTGACAGTAAAAGGTCTATTCGTTTGGTCCAGAATGATTTAATGCATTACCTGACAACCTGCAGAAAAAAACAGAATCTTACAACTTGAAAGAATTTTGTAGTATTTTATAATATCCAAAGTAACGAATAGCTATTTTTCTCAGATTTTATGATTGTCAGTCTTCCTTAGATTGAGGCCATTTCACTTCATattaaagtgaaccttatttccaattaaaaaaaaaacattattagcATCATCAGTTGATCTCTAGATCGTTCTGCTTTTACAGATCTGATCCAAAAATTTAGTTTCGGACGTGGAGAGTCCTGTAGTGTTCTTGTCAACAACAAAAATTGTCCTTATGATAAAGTTATCAATGGCATTTCAAAAAtccattttgaaattcaaaaatctgaCGAAGACCAATTGGTTTTTATCACTGATTGCAGCAAGAATGGTACTTATGTAAATGGAAAGAAATTGGGATATCACAACAAGTAAgtgtgtttatttaatttaccaCAACATTCATGTAGCTTTATTCttctaaaaattatattagaaaaatattaaaaaacaaagacCACATCGCAGTTTCTAATTCATCATACAACATTTACATCTACTTAAGCCATAATGTGCAGGAGGCCGATGAGTTTTTGCCTGTAGAATTGGCAAATCGATTTGCCAGTATAACTCAACTGGGTAGAGGCTCTTGTGGGGAAGTTAGACTGGTAAAAGATAGGGTAATAAAAATGGGTTTTTAGCAGCCAAAAGTTTCtgtattaaaaacatttcaggACACATTTAGAAAGTATGCAGTAAAGAAAATAGTCTTAACAGAATCAGCTTCTGAGCTTGTTAATAAACTTAATCATCCAACAAAAGTTAGAAACGAAATTGAGATTTTGAGCAGGCTTCAACacgtaaatatgcaaaaaataataaaaaaactgtagtaacctttaaaatgtgtttagCCTTGTGTGATAGCCATGTATGACTACATAAACATCGAGCGATCTGTATATTTAATTCTTGAATATATGGAGGGTGGAGAGTTGACCCAACGAATCCGTGACGCCCCAATGAGGGAAGACGTAGTCAAATTCTACTTTTATCAAATGATTGCTGCCACACAGTACCTGCattcacaaaacatcattCATAGAGACTTAAAGGTGACGTCAAAGAAGTTTAAACATAACTATGATTATTTAAGATCGAATTGATTTTAGcctgaaaatatattattaaggGACCGAAGAGAAGAAACTCTGTTAAAAATTACGGATTTCGGTCTAAGTAAGATCACTGAACAAAGTGTAGCTACTACTATGTGCGGCACAATGCGCTATGTCGCCCCGGAAGTCATCAGTGCATCTTTAAGGGATAGTGGAGAATATGGGGATATGGTTGACGTATGGAGTTTGGGagttattttgtatttcatGACCTCTCAAGAAGTTCCTTTTAAGtgagttcaaaaataattgatatctTTCAACTGCAACTAATATTTGTTCCAGTGGGTTTGACAATCAAACTATTGCCAGACAAATTTTAAGTGGCAAGTACAACCTCACTGACGGTATTTGGTCCGATCGAGACAAAATCTTCGTAAAAGATTTGGTGAGGAGAATGTTACAGCTTAGACCTGCAGAACGAATCCGCATCAACCATGTTTTCAGGCACGACTGGATCAAACATGtagtgaattttattttaataaattttaggcACAAAATCTATGTATCTGTAATTGTAGGATCATGGTATGAAGCTAAGGGTCAGACGGCTGCTTAAGGAAGAAGGATTACCAATTATGGCGATGGAACCTCCTTCACCGAAGAGGTTTAAATTTACGGATAGTTCTTCTGACGAGTCTACGTTGAGCGAGACATTGAGCAACATCACTACTGAGAATTATTCTTGCAGTTCCACCATTTGCTGTAATTAGGTAAATGAGTTTGTttgtttccatttatttttgtgcCTGTATTTTTGGAGGCGGAATCTCGCCGAGATTGAATAGTATTGTACTGATTTTGACTTTAAAGGTCAGTTTAATGCCTATGAAGGGCGGGGATttttaaagaagcaaaatatgACAATACAAATATAATATGTATACTTACGTAATTGCGTGTCCCGAAATATTGCGAAACTATTTTAGCATCATTTTAATAGTCTCTGACCGAAATAGTCCTGGTTTTCAAGCATCCGAATTGCAACTTTCCTTGGAGAATAtcgactttttaaattaacacatATTACACTATAAACCGTGGCGTGTGAAAGCCGTTTCGACATTAACCAAGTTCTGAAAACTGAGATTTTTGTGATTCGctaattaattcttaaaaccTACGCTCCGGTACGCATTTTCATTCCAAACAATCAAATTCGGATTTTCCTCGTAGAAATTGTGACGTATCACTATCGTTTCGTCAGCTTAGAAATGAGCTTGATATTTGTTTGGTGTTTAAGTAAtcagatttcaatttttactgAGGAAGACAGATTCCCGAAACTAATGTGTTACACGTGCATAGTTTATAGTTGTGGTCAGTTTAAATCTGGTAGATTCCTAAAATGGTCAACAGAAGTTTTCAAATCGACCTGGTTCGCCTCTGAATTTCCAGCAATCACAACGTAACTTTTCGTGCAAATGCCAGATGCTCGGAACTAATTTATCACGAAACAGTGACGCGGCACGGTAGTTTCAAATATGATCATGTTCGGAACACTCAAAATCTGTAAACTCGTAAATATTTTGTCGGTTTACAAATCAGTCTGATGCTCATCTGGTTTTcaagcaaattttaatttgcctcTGAGAAGATGGATTGCTAAAGCTGGCTTGCCACACTGTGAGCAGTGGCATGGCAAGGTCGTTTCAACTGTTGGTAAACTCGTAAATGATTCGACAGAAATTTACGAAGCAGACTCGTGCGTCCCAGGACTTCAatacaaatttacaaattattctGATCAGCCTTTTGACATCGTTTATTTTCGTAAAGAAGTAACTTCGTAAGCCAAGCGGCGTTTAT includes these proteins:
- the LOC136346482 gene encoding ovarian-specific serine/threonine-protein kinase Lok-like isoform X1 → MKMAPEGAVSDEENLPSTLTPKDMRYSQDNSSVSPSLPWGRLVTCKNFLKNVDRSAFTDLIQKFSFGRGESCSVLVNNKNCPYDKVINGISKIHFEIQKSDEDQLVFITDCSKNGTYVNGKKLGYHNKKILKNKDHIAVSNSSYNIYIYLSHNVQEADEFLPVELANRFASITQLGRGSCGEVRLVKDRDTFRKYAVKKIVLTESASELVNKLNHPTKVRNEIEILSRLQHPCVIAMYDYINIERSVYLILEYMEGGELTQRIRDAPMREDVVKFYFYQMIAATQYLHSQNIIHRDLKPENILLRDRREETLLKITDFGLSKITEQSVATTMCGTMRYVAPEVISASLRDSGEYGDMVDVWSLGVILYFMTSQEVPFNGFDNQTIARQILSGKYNLTDGIWSDRDKIFVKDLVRRMLQLRPAERIRINHVFRHDWIKHDHGMKLRVRRLLKEEGLPIMAMEPPSPKRFKFTDSSSDESTLSETLSNITTENYSCSSTICCN
- the LOC136346482 gene encoding ovarian-specific serine/threonine-protein kinase Lok-like isoform X2 encodes the protein MKMAPEGAVSDEENLPSTLTPKDMRYSQDNSSVSPSLPWGRLVTCKNFLKNVDLIQKFSFGRGESCSVLVNNKNCPYDKVINGISKIHFEIQKSDEDQLVFITDCSKNGTYVNGKKLGYHNKKILKNKDHIAVSNSSYNIYIYLSHNVQEADEFLPVELANRFASITQLGRGSCGEVRLVKDRDTFRKYAVKKIVLTESASELVNKLNHPTKVRNEIEILSRLQHPCVIAMYDYINIERSVYLILEYMEGGELTQRIRDAPMREDVVKFYFYQMIAATQYLHSQNIIHRDLKPENILLRDRREETLLKITDFGLSKITEQSVATTMCGTMRYVAPEVISASLRDSGEYGDMVDVWSLGVILYFMTSQEVPFNGFDNQTIARQILSGKYNLTDGIWSDRDKIFVKDLVRRMLQLRPAERIRINHVFRHDWIKHDHGMKLRVRRLLKEEGLPIMAMEPPSPKRFKFTDSSSDESTLSETLSNITTENYSCSSTICCN